The Andrena cerasifolii isolate SP2316 chromosome 15, iyAndCera1_principal, whole genome shotgun sequence genome includes a window with the following:
- the LOC143377324 gene encoding uncharacterized protein LOC143377324 isoform X2 has translation MQSPLCFLLFLVFTLKQRSAEEVWEQDLSLDMQIGASTEGYDQVALRCGAEKMVVDLSTSEDFSGVIYTQGSFHSKQSPCFLDLNHGGSFTMSVPFDQCETENVGDKYRNILIIQHDDELVTPGDAAFILECDFSKPRDLTVSADLNEPEKRQAVSSISLVDADPGRDEAKRAAYVESDTERVVFVPNSILRVNDEL, from the exons ATGCAATCTCCGCTATGTTTCCTACTGTTCCTCGTGTTCACGCTGAAACAACGTTCAGCGG AGGAAGTATGGGAGCAGGATCTGTCGCTGGACATGCAAATCGGAGCTTCCACAGAGGGGTACGACCAAGTCGCCCTGCGTTGCGGGGCTGAGAAGATGGTAGTGGACCTGAGCACCTCCGAAGACTTTTCAGGAGTGATATACACTCAAGGTAGCTTCCATTCTAAACAGTCTCCGTGCTTTCTCGATCTAAATCATGGTGGTAGCTTCACTATGAGCGTTCCCTTCGATCAATGTGAAACTGAAAAT GTGGGTGATAAGTACAGAAACATCCTAATCATTCAGCACGACGACGAGCTCGTTACACCGGGCGATGCAGCTTTTATCTTGGAATGCGACTTCTCCAAACCGAGGGACCTCACTGTGTCAGCTGACCTGAACGAACCAGAGAAGAGGCAAGCGGT GTCCAGTATTTCTCTAGTGGATGCTGATCCCGGCAGAGATGAAGCGAAGAGAGCAGCGTACGTGGAAAGCGACACGGAGCGAGTTGTCTTCGTGCCCAATTCAATTCTCAGGGTCAACGATGAATTATAG
- the LOC143377324 gene encoding uncharacterized protein LOC143377324 isoform X1, giving the protein MQSPLCFLLFLVFTLKQRSAEEVWEQDLSLDMQIGASTEGYDQVALRCGAEKMVVDLSTSEDFSGVIYTQGSFHSKQSPCFLDLNHGGSFTMSVPFDQCETENVGDKYRNILIIQHDDELVTPGDAAFILECDFSKPRDLTVSADLNEPEKRGVRSSISLVDADPGRDEAKRAAYVESDTERVVFVPNSILRVNDEL; this is encoded by the exons ATGCAATCTCCGCTATGTTTCCTACTGTTCCTCGTGTTCACGCTGAAACAACGTTCAGCGG AGGAAGTATGGGAGCAGGATCTGTCGCTGGACATGCAAATCGGAGCTTCCACAGAGGGGTACGACCAAGTCGCCCTGCGTTGCGGGGCTGAGAAGATGGTAGTGGACCTGAGCACCTCCGAAGACTTTTCAGGAGTGATATACACTCAAGGTAGCTTCCATTCTAAACAGTCTCCGTGCTTTCTCGATCTAAATCATGGTGGTAGCTTCACTATGAGCGTTCCCTTCGATCAATGTGAAACTGAAAAT GTGGGTGATAAGTACAGAAACATCCTAATCATTCAGCACGACGACGAGCTCGTTACACCGGGCGATGCAGCTTTTATCTTGGAATGCGACTTCTCCAAACCGAGGGACCTCACTGTGTCAGCTGACCTGAACGAACCAGAGAAGAG GGGAGTCAGGTCCAGTATTTCTCTAGTGGATGCTGATCCCGGCAGAGATGAAGCGAAGAGAGCAGCGTACGTGGAAAGCGACACGGAGCGAGTTGTCTTCGTGCCCAATTCAATTCTCAGGGTCAACGATGAATTATAG
- the LOC143377324 gene encoding uncharacterized protein LOC143377324 isoform X4, with the protein MQIGASTEGYDQVALRCGAEKMVVDLSTSEDFSGVIYTQGSFHSKQSPCFLDLNHGGSFTMSVPFDQCETENVGDKYRNILIIQHDDELVTPGDAAFILECDFSKPRDLTVSADLNEPEKRGVRSSISLVDADPGRDEAKRAAYVESDTERVVFVPNSILRVNDEL; encoded by the exons ATGCAAATCGGAGCTTCCACAGAGGGGTACGACCAAGTCGCCCTGCGTTGCGGGGCTGAGAAGATGGTAGTGGACCTGAGCACCTCCGAAGACTTTTCAGGAGTGATATACACTCAAGGTAGCTTCCATTCTAAACAGTCTCCGTGCTTTCTCGATCTAAATCATGGTGGTAGCTTCACTATGAGCGTTCCCTTCGATCAATGTGAAACTGAAAAT GTGGGTGATAAGTACAGAAACATCCTAATCATTCAGCACGACGACGAGCTCGTTACACCGGGCGATGCAGCTTTTATCTTGGAATGCGACTTCTCCAAACCGAGGGACCTCACTGTGTCAGCTGACCTGAACGAACCAGAGAAGAG GGGAGTCAGGTCCAGTATTTCTCTAGTGGATGCTGATCCCGGCAGAGATGAAGCGAAGAGAGCAGCGTACGTGGAAAGCGACACGGAGCGAGTTGTCTTCGTGCCCAATTCAATTCTCAGGGTCAACGATGAATTATAG
- the LOC143377324 gene encoding uncharacterized protein LOC143377324 isoform X3: MTSYLGKEVWEQDLSLDMQIGASTEGYDQVALRCGAEKMVVDLSTSEDFSGVIYTQGSFHSKQSPCFLDLNHGGSFTMSVPFDQCETENVGDKYRNILIIQHDDELVTPGDAAFILECDFSKPRDLTVSADLNEPEKRGVRSSISLVDADPGRDEAKRAAYVESDTERVVFVPNSILRVNDEL; encoded by the exons ATGACCTCTTATCTTGGAA AGGAAGTATGGGAGCAGGATCTGTCGCTGGACATGCAAATCGGAGCTTCCACAGAGGGGTACGACCAAGTCGCCCTGCGTTGCGGGGCTGAGAAGATGGTAGTGGACCTGAGCACCTCCGAAGACTTTTCAGGAGTGATATACACTCAAGGTAGCTTCCATTCTAAACAGTCTCCGTGCTTTCTCGATCTAAATCATGGTGGTAGCTTCACTATGAGCGTTCCCTTCGATCAATGTGAAACTGAAAAT GTGGGTGATAAGTACAGAAACATCCTAATCATTCAGCACGACGACGAGCTCGTTACACCGGGCGATGCAGCTTTTATCTTGGAATGCGACTTCTCCAAACCGAGGGACCTCACTGTGTCAGCTGACCTGAACGAACCAGAGAAGAG GGGAGTCAGGTCCAGTATTTCTCTAGTGGATGCTGATCCCGGCAGAGATGAAGCGAAGAGAGCAGCGTACGTGGAAAGCGACACGGAGCGAGTTGTCTTCGTGCCCAATTCAATTCTCAGGGTCAACGATGAATTATAG
- the Echs1 gene encoding enoyl-CoA hydratase, short chain 1 isoform X1 yields the protein MATTRASQILFTRTLGRKPQHFAANVKYYCCQVPNYEFIKVETVGEKKNVGLITFNRPKALNALCNKLMTEVTDAVVRFDSNESVGAVVITGSEKAFAAGADIKEMQGNTYPQTMKQNFLTNWDGVSKVTKPVIAAVNGYALGGGCELAMMCDIIYAGDKAKFGQPEVAIGTIPGAGGTQRLTRAVGKSKAMELILTGNQITAQEAEKSGLVSKVVPADQLVAEAVKLGEKIASHSQLIVAMAKESVNTAYETTLKEGLHFEKRTFHATFATADRKEGMTAFIEKRPPKFTNK from the exons ATGGCAACCACACGGGCCAGCCAAATCCTCTTCACCAGGACCCTGGGGCGAAAACCGCAACACTTTGCAGCCAATGTTAAATACTACTGTT GTCAAGTTCCGAATTATGAGTTCATCAAAGTCGAGACTGTGGGTGAAAAGAAGAACGTAGGTCTGATCACTTTCAACAGACCGAAGGCGTTGAATGCCCTTTGCAATAAACTGATGACCGAGGTGACGGACGCAGTAGTCAGGTTCGACAGCAACGAGAGTGTCGGAGCTGTTGTGATTACTGGCAGTGAGAAAGCATTCGCAGCTG GCGCTGATATCAAGGAAATGCAGGGCAATACCTATCCGCAGACAATGAAACAGAATTTCTTGACCAACTGGGATGGAGTGTCGAAAGTTACGAAGCCTGTAATCGCTGCTGTGAATGGCTACGCT CTGGGTGGAGGCTGCGAGTTAGCGATGATGTGCGATATAATCTACGCTGGGGACAAAGCTAAGTTCGGGCAGCCAGAGGTTGCTATTGGAACGATACCTGGCGCGGGTGGCACTCAGAGGTTGACCAGAGCTGTTGGGAAAAGCAAGGCGATGGAACTTATACTAACAGGAAACCAGATCACCGCCCAGGAGGCAGAAAAGAGCG GGCTAGTCAGCAAAGTCGTCCCAGCAGACCAGCTGGTCGCAGAGGCAGTTAAACTGGGGGAGAAGATTGCCTCTCACTCGCAGCTGATCGTCGCCATGGCGAAGGAATCTGTTAACACTG CTTACGAAACCACCTTGAAGGAAGGCCTGCATTTCGAGAAAAGGACATTCCATGCTACATTCGCCACG GCTGACAGGAAAGAGGGAATGACTGCTTTCATTGAGAAGAGACCACCCAAGTTCACGAACAAATAA
- the Echs1 gene encoding enoyl-CoA hydratase, short chain 1 isoform X2 encodes MALNPIRQVPNYEFIKVETVGEKKNVGLITFNRPKALNALCNKLMTEVTDAVVRFDSNESVGAVVITGSEKAFAAGADIKEMQGNTYPQTMKQNFLTNWDGVSKVTKPVIAAVNGYALGGGCELAMMCDIIYAGDKAKFGQPEVAIGTIPGAGGTQRLTRAVGKSKAMELILTGNQITAQEAEKSGLVSKVVPADQLVAEAVKLGEKIASHSQLIVAMAKESVNTAYETTLKEGLHFEKRTFHATFATADRKEGMTAFIEKRPPKFTNK; translated from the exons ATGGCCTTGAATCCAATCC GTCAAGTTCCGAATTATGAGTTCATCAAAGTCGAGACTGTGGGTGAAAAGAAGAACGTAGGTCTGATCACTTTCAACAGACCGAAGGCGTTGAATGCCCTTTGCAATAAACTGATGACCGAGGTGACGGACGCAGTAGTCAGGTTCGACAGCAACGAGAGTGTCGGAGCTGTTGTGATTACTGGCAGTGAGAAAGCATTCGCAGCTG GCGCTGATATCAAGGAAATGCAGGGCAATACCTATCCGCAGACAATGAAACAGAATTTCTTGACCAACTGGGATGGAGTGTCGAAAGTTACGAAGCCTGTAATCGCTGCTGTGAATGGCTACGCT CTGGGTGGAGGCTGCGAGTTAGCGATGATGTGCGATATAATCTACGCTGGGGACAAAGCTAAGTTCGGGCAGCCAGAGGTTGCTATTGGAACGATACCTGGCGCGGGTGGCACTCAGAGGTTGACCAGAGCTGTTGGGAAAAGCAAGGCGATGGAACTTATACTAACAGGAAACCAGATCACCGCCCAGGAGGCAGAAAAGAGCG GGCTAGTCAGCAAAGTCGTCCCAGCAGACCAGCTGGTCGCAGAGGCAGTTAAACTGGGGGAGAAGATTGCCTCTCACTCGCAGCTGATCGTCGCCATGGCGAAGGAATCTGTTAACACTG CTTACGAAACCACCTTGAAGGAAGGCCTGCATTTCGAGAAAAGGACATTCCATGCTACATTCGCCACG GCTGACAGGAAAGAGGGAATGACTGCTTTCATTGAGAAGAGACCACCCAAGTTCACGAACAAATAA
- the LOC143377322 gene encoding uncharacterized protein LOC143377322 isoform X1: MARQQTSDRNIPHLRDIFGFGSKWENTRIQADEKAPGHDSAVSVGSTSGEEESPKNSKKKKSRRRDNSKTLTESDVKHLERHLSMKKTIRKKIMRDLQQAFVEDPNEFRVDDIPPEQLKAEINIQSLSFGTPSQKQGRTRGNAENTFLDMLRAGGGLEKSAVDGDRDSGHGGSPTRETPSAQDTDEESSYPYDTPAATPSKKSGNFWRRFTMKNRNKR; the protein is encoded by the exons ATGGCGAGGCAGCAGACGTCCGACCGAAACATCCCCCACTTGAGGGACATCTTCGGGTTCGGCAGCAAGTGGGAGAACACCCGCATCCAGGCCGACGAGAAGGCCCCGGGGCACGACAGCGCCGTGTCCGTGGGCTCGACTTCCGGCGAGGAGGAGAGCCCTAAGAACAGCAAGAAGAAGAAGTCGCGCCGCCGGGACAACAGCAAGACCCTGACGGAGAGCGACGTGAAACACCTGGAGAGACACCTGTCCATGAAGAAGACGATCCGCAAGAAGATCATGCGCGACTTGCAGCAGGCGTTCGTCGAGGACCCGAACGAGTTTCGCGTGGACGACATACCGCCGGAGCAGCTCAAAGCTGAAATCAATATCCAGAGCCTGAGCTTCGGCACACCCTCGCAGAAGCAGGGGCGCACACGTGGAAACGCGGAGAACACTTTCCTCGATATGCTGCGCGCTGGAGGTG GTCTGGAGAAGAGCGCTGTGGACGGTGACAGGGATTCCGGACACGGTGGTTCCCCGACGAGGGAGACACCCAGCGCGCAGGACACAGACGAAGAATCCAGTTACCCCTACGACACGCCAGCCGCGACGCCGTCGAAGAAGAGCGGCAACTTCTGGAGGCGTTTCACCATGAAGAACCGCAACAAGCGGTAA
- the LOC143377322 gene encoding uncharacterized protein LOC143377322 isoform X2 → MARQQTSDRNIPHLRDIFGFGSKWENTRIQADEKAPGHDSAVSVGSTSGEEESPKNSKKKKSRRRDNSKTLTESDVKHLERHLSMKKTIRKKIMRDLQQAFVEDPNEFRVDDIPPEQLKAEINIQSLSFGTPSQKQGRTRGNAENTFLDMLRAGGLEKSAVDGDRDSGHGGSPTRETPSAQDTDEESSYPYDTPAATPSKKSGNFWRRFTMKNRNKR, encoded by the exons ATGGCGAGGCAGCAGACGTCCGACCGAAACATCCCCCACTTGAGGGACATCTTCGGGTTCGGCAGCAAGTGGGAGAACACCCGCATCCAGGCCGACGAGAAGGCCCCGGGGCACGACAGCGCCGTGTCCGTGGGCTCGACTTCCGGCGAGGAGGAGAGCCCTAAGAACAGCAAGAAGAAGAAGTCGCGCCGCCGGGACAACAGCAAGACCCTGACGGAGAGCGACGTGAAACACCTGGAGAGACACCTGTCCATGAAGAAGACGATCCGCAAGAAGATCATGCGCGACTTGCAGCAGGCGTTCGTCGAGGACCCGAACGAGTTTCGCGTGGACGACATACCGCCGGAGCAGCTCAAAGCTGAAATCAATATCCAGAGCCTGAGCTTCGGCACACCCTCGCAGAAGCAGGGGCGCACACGTGGAAACGCGGAGAACACTTTCCTCGATATGCTGCGCGCTGGAG GTCTGGAGAAGAGCGCTGTGGACGGTGACAGGGATTCCGGACACGGTGGTTCCCCGACGAGGGAGACACCCAGCGCGCAGGACACAGACGAAGAATCCAGTTACCCCTACGACACGCCAGCCGCGACGCCGTCGAAGAAGAGCGGCAACTTCTGGAGGCGTTTCACCATGAAGAACCGCAACAAGCGGTAA